A stretch of the Lactuca sativa cultivar Salinas chromosome 9, Lsat_Salinas_v11, whole genome shotgun sequence genome encodes the following:
- the LOC111911674 gene encoding uncharacterized protein LOC111911674 gives MAPRKQPGVRPPPTPRDNARRTPPVTQTSVETPNQGGDPEVTNVNQTFQMNSAMMQNMLAQGIATALAAYEAARNGNTGTSGSGTPATHQSNTRHCSYKDFMSCKPRLFYDTEGAVGLSRWIEKTEAVFHISACPVDYRVKYATCMLMDSALTWWNNHAKSMGITEAYAMGWESLKQLMTKEYCPRQEIQALEQELWNLVMKGSEVAAYTSRFNDLANLCPGMVTPEDRKIERYIWGLASPVQGLVMASKPSTFDSAKQLAYQLTEQCVRQGTMTPPAEKKLTGGTKRKFHGETKEDSKHQKLEPEPLAVYAAVTNTPTPTKSYSGTLPHCIKCNFHHVGNCREVICNKCNMRGHISRYCRRTPTTTTEGIVTVTSAISQGILGRTSHN, from the coding sequence ATGGCCCCACGAAAGCAACCGGGAGTTCGTCCACCGCCAACTCCCCGAGACAACGCGAGGAGAACCccaccagtaactcaaacatCAGTGGAAACGCCAAACCAGGGAGGAGACCCAGAAGTAACAAATGTAAACCAAACATTCCAAATGAATTCTGCCATGATGCAGAACATGCTCGCACAAGGAATTGCTACGGCTTTGGCAGCATACGAGGCAGCCCGAAATGGAAACACTGGAACTAGTGGAAGTGGCACTCCCGCAACTCACCAAAGCAACACCAGACACtgctcctataaggatttcatgagctGCAAACCTCGACTCTTCTACGACACTGAAGGAGCTGTTGGGCTATCCCGTTGGATAGAAAAGACTGAGGCTGTCTTCCACATCAGTGCTTGCCCCGTTGACTATAGGGTTAAGTACGCTACATGCATGTTAATGGACTccgctttaacttggtggaataacCATGCGAAGTCCATGGGAATCACTGAAGCttatgccatgggctgggaatcCCTGAAGCAGCTAATGACCAAGGAGTATTGTCCCCGACAGGAGATACAAGCTCTAGAGCAAGAGCTTTGGAACCTTGTCATGAAAGGATCAGAAGTAGCTGCTTACACCTCTCGATTCAATGACCTTGCAAACCTTTGCCCAGGAATGGTGACCCCGGAAGACaggaagatcgaaaggtacatttggggactagCTTCACCTGTTCAAGGTCTAGTGATGGCATCCAAACCCTCCACTTTCGATAGTGCTAAGCAATTAGCCTATCAGTTGACTGAACAGTGTGTCCGGCAGGGTACCATGACCCCACCGGCAGAGAAGAAGCTCACTGGAGGCACCAAAAGGAAGTTTCATGGGGAAACAAAGGAGGACTCCAAGCATCAGAAGCTTGAACCAGAACCGTTAGCTGTCTACGCTGCAGTTACTAATACTCCCACCCCAACTAAGTCCTACTCTGGGACTTTACCTCATTGTATAAAGTGCAATTTCCACCATGTCGGAAATTGCAGGGAGGTGATCTGCAACAAGTGTAACATGAGAGGTCACATCTCGAGGTACTGTAGAAGAACCCCAACCACTACGACAGAAGGAATCGTAACTGTTACGAGTGCAATCAGCCAGGGCATTTTAGGAAGGACTTCCCACAACTAA